One genomic segment of Bradyrhizobium diazoefficiens includes these proteins:
- a CDS encoding glycerol-3-phosphate dehydrogenase, translated as MGPDPVDLLVIGGGINGTGIARDAAGRGLSVVLCEKDDLAQGTSSRSGKLVHGGLRYLEYYEFRLVREALIEREVLLRAAPHIIWPLRFVLPHSKEQRPAWMIRLGLMLYDHLGGRKLLPKSRRLDLPTELAGRALKPEYRTGFEYSDCWVDDARLVVLNALDAAARGARILTRTALVSARRDGGIWHAELRDQAGAVTIVSARAVVNAAGPWVEDVLRHHAGLNAGHRVRLVKGSHIVVPKFWDGPHAYLFQNDDRRVIFVNPYQDDLCLIGTTDIPYSGQADAVAVGEDEISYLLRAVNRYCVTQLSRADVVHSFSGVRPLFDDNAENPSAVTRDYVFELNDADGAAPILSVFGGKITTFRKLAEQALEKLRPYFPGMTGPWTSDAALPGGDIAWADFDAFAAGLRRDYPALPREVLDHYARLYGIRALGLLDKVRAPADLGRHFGGVFYQREAEFLQRDEWALTPEDVLERRTKHGLHLTPGQKQAFSDWMFTMAKSA; from the coding sequence ATGGGACCAGACCCGGTCGATCTTCTCGTCATCGGCGGCGGCATCAACGGCACAGGTATCGCACGCGATGCGGCCGGCCGCGGCCTCAGCGTTGTGCTCTGCGAGAAGGACGATCTGGCGCAGGGCACGAGCTCGCGTTCGGGAAAGCTGGTTCACGGCGGCCTGCGTTATCTGGAATATTATGAATTCCGTTTGGTGCGCGAAGCGCTGATCGAGCGGGAAGTGTTGCTCCGCGCTGCGCCGCATATCATCTGGCCGCTGCGCTTCGTGCTGCCGCATTCGAAGGAGCAACGTCCGGCCTGGATGATCCGGCTCGGGTTGATGCTGTACGATCATCTCGGCGGCCGCAAGCTGCTGCCGAAATCGCGCCGCCTCGATCTGCCGACCGAGCTTGCGGGCAGGGCGCTCAAACCGGAGTACAGGACGGGCTTCGAATATTCTGATTGCTGGGTCGACGACGCGCGGCTGGTCGTGCTCAATGCGCTCGACGCGGCGGCTCGTGGCGCGCGGATCCTGACACGGACCGCGCTGGTGTCCGCACGCAGGGACGGCGGGATCTGGCACGCCGAGCTGCGCGACCAGGCGGGCGCCGTCACCATCGTCTCGGCCCGTGCCGTCGTGAATGCGGCCGGTCCGTGGGTCGAAGATGTGCTTCGCCACCATGCCGGGTTGAATGCAGGCCACCGCGTTCGCCTGGTCAAGGGCAGCCACATCGTTGTGCCGAAGTTCTGGGACGGGCCGCACGCCTATCTCTTCCAGAACGACGATCGCCGGGTGATCTTCGTCAATCCGTATCAGGACGATCTCTGTCTGATCGGGACCACGGATATCCCCTATAGCGGCCAGGCCGACGCTGTCGCAGTCGGCGAGGACGAGATCTCTTATCTGTTGCGCGCGGTCAATCGCTATTGCGTAACACAGCTCTCACGCGCCGACGTTGTCCATTCGTTCTCGGGCGTTCGGCCGCTGTTCGATGACAACGCCGAGAATCCCTCAGCGGTGACGCGGGATTATGTCTTCGAGCTCAATGACGCCGATGGCGCCGCGCCGATCCTGTCGGTGTTCGGCGGCAAGATCACGACCTTTCGAAAGTTGGCGGAGCAGGCGCTCGAGAAGCTGAGGCCGTATTTTCCGGGCATGACTGGCCCGTGGACATCAGATGCTGCGCTGCCGGGCGGCGATATCGCGTGGGCCGACTTCGATGCGTTCGCCGCGGGCCTTCGTCGTGACTATCCGGCTTTACCGCGCGAGGTACTCGATCACTATGCGCGGCTTTACGGGATACGCGCTCTCGGGCTGCTTGATAAGGTTCGTGCGCCCGCCGACCTGGGGCGCCATTTCGGTGGCGTGTTTTATCAGCGTGAGGCCGAATTCCTGCAACGGGACGAATGGGCCTTGACGCCGGAGGATGTCCTGGAGCGGCGCACAAAACACGGCCTCCATCTCACGCCTGGCCAGAAGCAGGCTTTTTCCGACTGGATGTTCACCATGGCGAAATCCGCGTGA
- a CDS encoding class II aldolase/adducin family protein, whose product MDDTELQLRKAIIDKCRWMNASGLNQGTSGNISARHGDTMLISPSATPYDIMTPEMVAAMPINGEYGSWEGPLKPSTEWRFHLDIMKARPEVGGIVHTHATYSTVLAIARKEIPACHYMMAAFGGMNVRVAGYARFGTKELSDYALQALEGRTACLLANHGMIAVGTSLDKAMWLAVELETIARQYYLTLAIGGPVLLSETEIADTASAFGSYGVQDPPSKSKKIASA is encoded by the coding sequence ATGGATGACACCGAGCTGCAGTTGCGCAAAGCAATCATCGACAAATGCCGCTGGATGAACGCCTCCGGCCTGAACCAGGGTACATCGGGGAACATCTCGGCGCGGCATGGCGACACCATGCTGATCTCACCGTCGGCGACGCCCTATGACATCATGACGCCCGAGATGGTCGCCGCAATGCCGATCAACGGTGAGTACGGATCGTGGGAAGGGCCGCTGAAACCGTCGACCGAATGGCGATTTCATCTCGACATCATGAAGGCGCGGCCCGAGGTCGGCGGCATCGTGCACACCCACGCGACCTATTCGACGGTGCTGGCGATCGCACGCAAGGAAATCCCGGCCTGCCACTACATGATGGCCGCCTTCGGCGGCATGAACGTACGCGTCGCCGGTTATGCGCGCTTCGGCACCAAGGAGCTATCCGACTATGCGCTGCAGGCCTTGGAGGGCCGCACGGCCTGCCTGTTGGCCAACCACGGCATGATCGCGGTCGGAACCTCGCTCGACAAGGCGATGTGGCTCGCCGTCGAGCTCGAGACCATCGCACGGCAATATTATCTCACTCTGGCGATCGGCGGGCCGGTTCTGCTCAGCGAGACCGAGATCGCCGACACGGCGAGCGCCTTCGGCAGCTACGGCGTGCAGGACCCGCCGTCCAAATCGAAGAAGATCGCATCAGCGTGA
- a CDS encoding ABC transporter ATP-binding protein yields MAQIEIRNLHKAFKDDAVLKGLFLSVDKGEIITLFGPSGTGKTVLLRLLAGIYPPDVGSIALRGRDASGSPPDKRGIGMAFQNFALFPHMTARENITSALTARKTDGREIDRKVDAVAQLLKIGHVLGHSPRELSNGQKQRTALARALVADPDILLLDDPLRNVDAKLRYEMRLELPALLKRAGSTVVYVTQDFKEAMALGDRVAVLLDGQVAQCDTPARIYAEPVNVGVARLFGDPTLNLIEVAPQVVDGAPEIRLGGATIRLPASYAATAGGSYLLGLRPEALRLVDRPAPGTIAVELLAVTPLNEKSVLLLAMQGGEELLASEAGDRDEPRRTGPAHIALDLDAVLLFERESGRRFIPAGKGGGGS; encoded by the coding sequence ATGGCGCAGATCGAGATCAGGAACCTGCACAAGGCTTTCAAGGATGACGCAGTCCTGAAAGGACTGTTCTTGAGCGTCGACAAGGGCGAGATCATCACCCTGTTCGGGCCATCGGGGACCGGTAAGACCGTGCTGTTGCGGCTGCTTGCGGGAATCTACCCGCCGGATGTCGGCTCGATCGCCCTACGTGGCCGCGACGCCTCGGGAAGCCCGCCGGACAAGCGCGGCATCGGCATGGCCTTCCAGAACTTTGCGTTGTTTCCGCATATGACCGCACGCGAGAACATCACAAGCGCGTTGACGGCACGAAAGACGGACGGCCGCGAGATCGACCGAAAGGTCGATGCCGTCGCACAGCTTCTCAAGATCGGCCACGTGCTGGGGCATTCGCCGCGTGAGTTGTCCAATGGCCAGAAGCAGCGCACCGCGCTGGCGCGTGCGCTGGTCGCGGATCCCGATATTTTGCTGCTCGATGATCCCTTGCGCAATGTCGATGCCAAGCTTCGCTACGAAATGCGGCTGGAGCTGCCCGCGCTGCTGAAGCGCGCCGGATCGACCGTCGTCTACGTGACGCAGGATTTCAAAGAGGCGATGGCGCTGGGCGACCGTGTCGCAGTCCTGCTCGATGGTCAGGTCGCACAATGCGATACGCCGGCGCGGATCTATGCCGAGCCGGTCAATGTCGGCGTGGCGCGGCTGTTCGGCGACCCGACGCTCAACCTGATCGAAGTCGCGCCGCAGGTTGTCGATGGAGCGCCCGAGATCCGGCTGGGCGGCGCAACTATCAGGCTTCCTGCGAGCTACGCGGCGACGGCGGGCGGCAGCTATCTGCTGGGATTGCGGCCGGAGGCATTGCGCCTAGTCGATCGACCGGCGCCGGGCACAATTGCGGTGGAGCTGCTCGCCGTGACACCACTAAATGAGAAGTCGGTGCTGCTGCTTGCAATGCAAGGTGGAGAGGAATTGCTGGCGTCGGAAGCCGGCGACCGCGATGAGCCGCGCCGAACTGGGCCCGCGCATATTGCGCTCGATCTCGACGCGGTGCTGTTGTTCGAGCGCGAGAGCGGCCGACGATTCATTCCCGCGGGAAAGGGAGGAGGTGGCTCATGA
- a CDS encoding sugar-binding transcriptional regulator: MSASDRPISPDNDDASLASRAAWLHYAGGLTQGEIASRLNIPAIKAHRLIARAGREGLIRIFVDGAVADCVKFEEALKQRFQLDMVQVAPDLGEVGLPLKALAFSGASYLHAVLQRDAGQIVGIGHGRTLAAVVRHLPSMPTSEVKFVSLLGGLTRKFSASPFDVIHLIAERTDSEAYLMPVPLYANSAADRAVLLAQLGISAVFDLARRADLMLVGIGEARPSGSLVKTGMIRPDEVAELERAGVAGEMLGHFFDAGGNVVETELSSRSISLSPRDLRGRNIVAIAGGPSKVEGIRAALASGLLKGLITDELTARRLVDERSAVVPDKKNGKGRRVKTQKKAKGVKHDRQN; the protein is encoded by the coding sequence GTGAGCGCCAGCGATCGGCCCATTTCGCCTGATAACGATGATGCGAGCCTCGCATCGCGTGCGGCGTGGCTGCATTACGCTGGCGGGCTCACCCAGGGTGAGATCGCGTCGCGCCTGAACATTCCCGCCATCAAGGCGCATCGGTTGATTGCTCGCGCCGGGCGCGAAGGCCTGATCCGCATTTTCGTCGACGGAGCCGTTGCGGACTGTGTGAAGTTCGAAGAGGCGCTCAAACAGCGCTTTCAGCTCGACATGGTTCAAGTCGCGCCCGATCTCGGCGAGGTCGGCCTGCCGCTCAAGGCCCTGGCGTTTTCCGGTGCGAGCTATCTGCATGCGGTCCTGCAGCGCGACGCGGGGCAGATTGTCGGCATCGGTCACGGGCGCACGCTGGCTGCCGTGGTCAGGCATCTGCCCTCGATGCCAACGTCGGAAGTCAAGTTCGTGTCGCTGCTCGGCGGCTTGACGCGAAAATTCTCGGCGAGCCCGTTTGACGTCATTCATCTCATTGCCGAGCGGACCGACAGCGAAGCCTATCTGATGCCGGTGCCGCTCTATGCCAACAGCGCAGCGGATCGCGCCGTGCTGCTCGCGCAGCTCGGTATCTCCGCGGTGTTCGATCTCGCGCGGCGGGCGGACCTGATGCTGGTCGGCATTGGCGAGGCGCGCCCGAGCGGGTCGCTGGTGAAAACCGGAATGATCCGCCCTGATGAAGTCGCGGAACTGGAGCGTGCCGGGGTCGCCGGCGAGATGCTCGGGCATTTCTTCGACGCCGGCGGCAACGTAGTCGAAACCGAATTGTCCAGCCGCTCGATCTCGCTGTCGCCGCGGGATCTGCGCGGCCGCAACATCGTGGCGATCGCAGGAGGGCCGAGCAAGGTCGAAGGCATCCGCGCAGCATTGGCCAGCGGACTTTTGAAAGGACTGATCACTGATGAACTCACCGCGCGCCGTCTCGTCGATGAGCGGAGCGCGGTTGTTCCCGACAAAAAGAACGGCAAAGGCCGTCGCGTCAAAACGCAGAAAAAAGCAAAGGGAGTGAAACATGACAGACAGAATTAA
- a CDS encoding ABC transporter substrate-binding protein, whose protein sequence is MTDRIKDLFDAYAAGRVSRRDLMRGAARLGVTAATANLLLGSSFVEAMAADYDWQAQKGTAIKLLLNKHPYADAMIADLDNFKKMTGIEVSYDVFPEDVYFDKVTAALSSKSDQYDAFMTGAYMTWTYGPAGWVVDLNEYIKDPKKTNPNFAWDDVMPGLRASTAWNGVPGGELGSADAKQWCIPWGYEQNNLTYNRKMFEKAKVSAPKNLGELKETAAKLTKDLGGPYGIGVRGSRSWATIHPGFLSGYANFGEKDFTVNGGKLKAAMNTTGSKAFHQQWVDMIRESGPKNWSTYTWYQVGTDLGAGASAMIYDADILGYFENGGDNKEKGNLGYAAFAANPAAKAPTPNVWIWSLAMSSFSKKKDAAWKFMQWATSVEHDMFGARKMDFVNPVRASVWKDGEFRDRIAKSYPGYLDQYEASAPGAKIYFTAQPLFFDVTTQWAETLQKMVAKEVQVSEGLDQLAASIDKHLREAGLG, encoded by the coding sequence ATGACAGACAGAATTAAGGATCTGTTCGACGCCTATGCGGCTGGTCGTGTCAGCCGTCGAGACCTGATGCGCGGTGCCGCCCGCCTTGGTGTCACCGCGGCGACGGCAAACCTGCTGCTCGGCTCCTCGTTCGTGGAGGCCATGGCTGCCGATTACGACTGGCAGGCGCAGAAGGGGACGGCGATCAAGCTGCTGCTCAACAAGCATCCCTATGCCGACGCCATGATCGCCGATCTCGATAACTTCAAGAAGATGACCGGGATCGAGGTCAGCTACGATGTGTTTCCGGAAGACGTCTATTTCGACAAGGTAACGGCGGCACTGTCGTCGAAATCCGATCAATACGATGCCTTCATGACCGGCGCCTATATGACCTGGACTTATGGTCCGGCCGGGTGGGTGGTCGATCTCAACGAATACATCAAAGACCCGAAGAAGACGAACCCGAATTTTGCCTGGGATGACGTGATGCCCGGTTTACGCGCGTCGACCGCCTGGAACGGCGTGCCCGGCGGTGAACTCGGCTCGGCGGATGCCAAGCAATGGTGCATTCCGTGGGGCTACGAGCAGAACAATCTGACCTATAACCGCAAGATGTTCGAAAAGGCCAAGGTCAGCGCGCCGAAGAATCTCGGCGAGTTGAAGGAGACGGCCGCAAAGCTGACCAAGGATCTCGGCGGCCCCTATGGCATCGGCGTGCGCGGATCGCGCTCCTGGGCGACGATCCATCCGGGCTTCCTGTCGGGATACGCCAATTTTGGCGAGAAGGATTTTACGGTCAATGGCGGCAAGCTCAAAGCCGCGATGAACACCACCGGCTCGAAGGCGTTCCACCAGCAATGGGTGGACATGATCCGGGAATCAGGCCCGAAGAACTGGTCCACCTACACTTGGTATCAGGTCGGCACCGATCTCGGCGCCGGTGCATCCGCCATGATCTACGACGCCGATATTCTCGGCTATTTCGAGAACGGCGGCGACAACAAGGAGAAGGGCAATCTCGGCTACGCGGCGTTCGCGGCCAACCCCGCGGCAAAGGCGCCGACGCCGAACGTCTGGATCTGGTCGCTGGCGATGTCCAGCTTCTCGAAGAAGAAGGACGCGGCCTGGAAGTTCATGCAATGGGCAACCTCGGTCGAGCACGACATGTTCGGTGCGCGCAAGATGGACTTCGTCAATCCGGTCCGGGCCTCGGTCTGGAAGGACGGCGAGTTCCGCGACCGTATCGCCAAATCCTATCCCGGCTACCTCGATCAGTACGAGGCCTCGGCGCCGGGCGCGAAGATCTACTTCACCGCCCAGCCGCTGTTCTTCGACGTCACCACTCAGTGGGCGGAAACGCTGCAGAAGATGGTTGCCAAGGAGGTGCAGGTCAGCGAAGGGCTCGATCAGCTCGCCGCCAGCATCGACAAGCACTTGCGGGAAGCCGGCCTCGGCTGA
- a CDS encoding carbohydrate ABC transporter permease codes for MTSQPIDEPVRVVDRRPVEWLPYLLSLPALLVCIGILIPFVTALYYSALRFRLNLPALKGFIWFGNYTNLLYDSEFWNTVSISLRYTAITVGVELVFGLIIALLLQRQTRINNLISVLLLLPLMTAPAIASLMWKLMTNPNFGVLSYLVSLAGISDFRWASSPSTALFTVVLVDVWVYTPFMMVLLLAGLRSLPQQPFEAAALDGVPRLFVFFRITLPMLSPYIITASLFRLLDAIQQFDIIYAMTQGGPGNTLLVFQVRAYLEFYQYTNVGKSAALLVVLWLITYILSHFFIKNWLRLRERSHASA; via the coding sequence ATGACGTCACAGCCCATTGACGAGCCCGTTCGCGTCGTCGATCGCCGTCCGGTCGAGTGGCTGCCCTATCTGCTCAGCCTGCCGGCGCTCTTGGTCTGCATCGGCATCCTCATTCCGTTCGTCACCGCGCTGTATTATTCGGCATTGCGGTTTCGGCTGAATTTGCCGGCTCTGAAGGGTTTCATCTGGTTCGGTAACTACACCAACCTGCTGTACGATTCCGAGTTCTGGAACACCGTCAGCATCTCGCTGCGGTACACGGCCATCACGGTCGGCGTCGAGCTGGTGTTCGGATTGATCATTGCGCTGTTGCTGCAGCGGCAGACCCGCATCAACAATCTGATTTCGGTGCTGCTGCTGTTGCCGCTGATGACCGCGCCGGCGATCGCGTCGCTGATGTGGAAGCTGATGACGAACCCGAATTTCGGGGTCCTGTCCTATCTCGTCAGCCTCGCCGGCATATCCGATTTTCGCTGGGCATCCAGCCCGTCGACGGCTCTGTTCACTGTCGTCCTGGTCGATGTCTGGGTCTATACCCCGTTCATGATGGTGCTGCTGCTGGCCGGGTTGCGCTCGCTGCCGCAGCAGCCATTCGAGGCGGCGGCCCTGGACGGTGTGCCCAGATTGTTCGTGTTCTTCCGGATCACGCTGCCGATGCTGTCGCCCTACATCATCACGGCGAGCCTGTTTCGGCTGCTCGATGCCATCCAGCAATTCGATATCATCTACGCGATGACGCAGGGCGGGCCAGGCAACACCTTGCTGGTATTTCAGGTCCGCGCCTATCTCGAATTCTACCAGTACACGAATGTCGGAAAGTCGGCGGCGCTGCTGGTCGTGCTATGGCTGATCACCTACATCCTCTCGCATTTCTTCATCAAGAACTGGTTGCGGCTGCGTGAACGCAGCCACGCCTCGGCATGA
- a CDS encoding carbohydrate ABC transporter permease, whose protein sequence is MDRSSVVERVIRAVLLTLIVIFFLFPIVWILLMSFQTNEQILRIPPSLTFVPTLENYQALISGHLLTSAGSLDIAFMRNLGNSVLLSTSAVLLALILGVPAAYAFARFKFWLSEDIAFTLLSFRFAPPLLVLLPLSLYFQQLGLDDTYTGLIWVYQLIALPLILWIVRGYFEDISPDIENAYRIAGHSWLRTFFKIAVPLAGPGIAAAGLLSFIFCWNNFVFALVLASADKQPVTVGALAFVTASGIQYGQVAAAIVLSVTPTLLLALYAQRWLVEGLSLGAVKG, encoded by the coding sequence ATGGATCGTAGCTCTGTTGTCGAACGCGTCATTCGCGCCGTGCTGCTGACTTTGATCGTGATCTTCTTCCTGTTTCCGATCGTCTGGATCCTCTTGATGTCGTTCCAGACCAACGAGCAGATCCTGCGCATTCCACCCAGCCTCACCTTCGTGCCGACCCTAGAGAATTACCAAGCCCTGATCAGCGGCCATCTGCTAACCAGCGCCGGCTCGCTCGACATCGCCTTCATGCGCAATCTCGGCAACAGCGTGCTCCTGTCGACCTCTGCTGTGCTGCTGGCGCTGATCCTAGGCGTACCGGCGGCCTATGCCTTTGCCCGATTCAAGTTCTGGCTCAGCGAGGACATCGCGTTCACGCTCCTGTCATTTCGCTTCGCGCCGCCGCTTCTGGTGCTGCTGCCGCTATCGCTGTATTTCCAGCAGCTCGGGCTGGACGACACCTATACCGGACTGATCTGGGTCTATCAGTTGATCGCGCTGCCGCTGATCCTCTGGATCGTACGCGGTTATTTCGAGGACATCTCGCCCGATATCGAGAATGCTTACCGTATTGCGGGCCATTCCTGGCTGCGCACCTTCTTCAAAATCGCCGTGCCGCTGGCGGGGCCGGGCATTGCGGCCGCAGGACTATTGTCCTTCATTTTCTGCTGGAACAATTTCGTCTTCGCACTGGTGCTGGCGTCCGCCGACAAGCAGCCGGTGACAGTCGGTGCGCTGGCTTTCGTCACGGCCTCCGGAATCCAATACGGCCAAGTCGCGGCCGCCATTGTGCTTTCGGTGACGCCGACTTTGCTGCTCGCGCTCTATGCGCAGCGCTGGCTGGTTGAAGGCCTGTCGCTAGGAGCCGTCAAGGGCTGA
- a CDS encoding 2-hydroxyacid dehydrogenase, with product MTQSVAIIGDRFMLPRLFEEALRDVCGDALTIRSFEQPWPDEPMEHGYAKAGMDGLKEYMGQPDDIVAFIGDAPILVTHLAPLSATMMDRLPHLKLVAVSRGGPVNIDVPAARARGIQVVNTPGRNASAVAEFTIGAILSQTRLITRGHDSLRRGEWRGDLYRADLTGDELSAMTVGIIGYGHVGRRVVRLLKAFGCRILVCDPYVQLAVEDLNDDVEQVGLERLLAQSDVVSLHPRVTEETRGMIGAAQFAAMKSGSYFINTARGPLVDYQALYDALASDHLRGAAIETFAVEPVPPDWPLLQLPNVTLTPHIAGASVKTVRIAARAAALEVQRYLNGDSLHHLC from the coding sequence ATGACGCAGTCGGTGGCCATCATCGGGGACCGCTTCATGCTGCCGCGCCTGTTCGAGGAGGCGTTGCGGGATGTTTGCGGTGATGCGCTGACGATCCGCTCGTTCGAACAGCCATGGCCCGACGAGCCGATGGAGCACGGCTATGCCAAGGCAGGCATGGATGGCCTGAAGGAATATATGGGGCAGCCCGACGACATCGTGGCCTTCATCGGCGACGCGCCGATCCTGGTGACGCATCTCGCGCCTTTGTCGGCCACCATGATGGATCGCCTGCCACACCTCAAACTGGTCGCGGTGTCCCGCGGCGGCCCCGTCAACATCGACGTCCCTGCGGCGCGGGCACGCGGCATCCAGGTCGTCAACACGCCGGGACGCAATGCCAGTGCGGTCGCCGAATTCACCATCGGTGCCATCCTCTCGCAAACTCGTCTGATCACGCGCGGTCACGACTCGTTGCGGCGGGGCGAGTGGCGCGGCGATCTCTACCGCGCCGATCTGACCGGCGATGAGCTGTCCGCGATGACGGTCGGCATCATCGGCTATGGCCATGTCGGCCGCCGCGTGGTGCGGCTGCTCAAGGCGTTCGGTTGCCGCATTCTGGTGTGCGATCCCTATGTGCAGCTCGCGGTCGAGGACCTCAATGATGATGTGGAGCAGGTCGGTCTGGAGCGCCTGCTGGCGCAATCCGACGTGGTCAGCCTACATCCGCGAGTCACGGAGGAAACGCGGGGCATGATCGGTGCCGCGCAGTTCGCCGCGATGAAATCGGGCAGCTACTTCATCAACACCGCGCGCGGCCCGCTGGTCGACTACCAGGCGCTGTATGATGCGCTTGCCTCCGATCATTTGCGCGGCGCCGCCATCGAAACTTTCGCGGTCGAACCCGTTCCGCCGGATTGGCCGTTGCTGCAACTGCCGAACGTCACGTTGACGCCGCATATCGCGGGCGCGTCGGTCAAGACCGTGAGGATCGCGGCCCGAGCCGCGGCGCTGGAAGTGCAGCGATATCTGAACGGCGATTCCCTTCATCACCTTTGCTGA
- a CDS encoding ABC transporter ATP-binding protein: protein MSAPLSLRAVDKTYHPRGRAPVHAVKALSMEVERGEIVALLGSSGCGKTSTLRMVAGFEDVSAGEISLANRRIERLAPAARDVAMAFEGYSLYPPLTVRENIAFALKRGRLSASEVSRRVQEVAALVEIEPILDRYPNSISGGQQQRASLARALVRDAALYVLDEPMGQLEPQLRAVLRGRLKRLLKHRAMTSIFVTHDQTEANALADRIAVMEGGVLQQFAPQHVLKEKPANLYVATFIGEPPMNVFDASVIRDDGRTTFALDNGPNLSFSDNELGLEVRRAIGDRTTVVLGVRPHRVVLGNGSAATARVVSNQWLGDQSHVAMAVAGKLLVAVSHARVRAAIGDTVPYAVRAQDLHIFDPHTTVALAHGARAA from the coding sequence ATGAGCGCACCGCTGTCGCTTCGCGCCGTCGACAAGACCTACCATCCGCGCGGCCGCGCGCCGGTTCACGCCGTCAAGGCGCTGAGCATGGAGGTCGAGCGTGGCGAAATCGTTGCGCTGCTCGGCTCGTCCGGCTGCGGCAAGACCTCGACCTTGCGAATGGTCGCCGGCTTCGAGGACGTCAGTGCCGGCGAGATATCGCTCGCGAATCGGCGGATCGAGCGTCTCGCACCGGCCGCGCGCGACGTCGCGATGGCCTTCGAGGGGTATTCGCTCTATCCGCCGCTGACGGTGCGGGAGAACATCGCCTTCGCGCTGAAGCGGGGTCGGCTCTCCGCGAGCGAGGTGTCGCGCCGCGTCCAGGAGGTGGCCGCGTTGGTGGAGATCGAGCCGATCCTTGACCGCTATCCTAACTCGATCTCCGGCGGCCAGCAGCAGCGCGCGTCGCTGGCGCGCGCGCTGGTGCGTGATGCAGCATTGTATGTGCTGGACGAGCCGATGGGACAGCTCGAGCCGCAATTGCGCGCGGTGTTGCGTGGCCGCCTCAAGCGGCTGCTCAAACATCGCGCGATGACCTCGATCTTCGTCACCCATGACCAGACCGAGGCCAATGCGCTGGCCGACCGCATCGCGGTCATGGAAGGCGGCGTGCTGCAGCAATTCGCGCCCCAGCACGTTCTCAAGGAGAAACCCGCGAACCTCTACGTCGCGACGTTCATCGGCGAGCCGCCGATGAACGTGTTCGATGCGTCTGTGATCCGCGACGATGGCCGCACCACATTCGCGCTCGACAATGGCCCAAACTTGAGCTTCAGCGACAACGAGCTGGGACTGGAGGTCCGGAGGGCGATCGGCGACCGGACCACGGTTGTGCTAGGCGTTCGTCCGCACCGTGTCGTGCTCGGCAATGGCAGCGCCGCGACGGCACGTGTCGTTTCCAACCAATGGCTCGGCGACCAGAGCCACGTCGCGATGGCGGTGGCCGGTAAGCTATTGGTCGCGGTCTCCCATGCCCGGGTGCGGGCCGCGATCGGAGACACTGTGCCGTATGCGGTGCGGGCGCAGGATCTTCACATCTTCGATCCTCATACTACCGTTGCGCTGGCGCATGGAGCGCGAGCCGCATGA